One segment of Candidatus Rokuibacteriota bacterium DNA contains the following:
- the mlaD gene encoding outer membrane lipid asymmetry maintenance protein MlaD, producing MKRSALDLAVGVFVLLGILALGWLSVRLGKVDFFRGESYTVTADFPTTAGLKNGSSIEIAGVEVGRVTSIQLANYQARVVMSIRNGIKLTEDSIASIKTRGLIGEKFLQISPGGSERIIKPNGKITEVEPPIDLEELLSKYVFGKV from the coding sequence ATGAAACGTTCGGCGCTGGATCTGGCCGTCGGGGTATTCGTCCTGCTGGGAATTTTGGCCTTGGGTTGGCTTTCGGTTAGACTCGGGAAAGTCGATTTCTTCAGAGGCGAGAGCTATACGGTGACCGCGGATTTCCCCACGACCGCCGGCCTCAAGAATGGGTCGAGCATCGAGATTGCGGGCGTGGAGGTCGGCCGGGTGACTTCGATCCAGCTGGCGAACTACCAGGCCCGCGTGGTCATGTCCATCCGGAACGGCATCAAGCTCACGGAGGACTCGATCGCGTCCATCAAGACCCGCGGGCTCATCGGCGAGAAGTTTCTCCAGATCAGCCCCGGCGGATCGGAGCGGATCATCAAGCCCAACGGCAAGATCACCGAAGTGGAGCCGCCCATCGATCTCGAAGAGCTGCTGTCGAAATACGTCTTCGGGAAAGTCTAA
- the hpnH gene encoding adenosyl-hopene transferase HpnH: protein MSVPVSQMYTVASYVLQQKLRRRKRYPFVLMLEPLFRCNLACAGCGKIQYPAQILKKHLTVEQCLAAVAECGAPIVSIPGGEPLMYPDIDKLVAELVKLKKYIYLCTNAILLKEKLHLFTPSKYLTFSVHMDGLREEHDEAVCRDGVFDEAVEGIKAALQRGFRVTTNTTLFDGASPLRMREFFDEMMDLGVEGMMLSPGYSYSKAPDQEHFLHETRTNQLFSEMLSKPKRRWKFNQSPLFLRFLMGKKDFECTPWGNPTFNMFGWQRPCYLLQEGYAASFQELMDGTKWENYGKKSGNEKCRDCMVHCGYEATAVDHTFSSLKGFAETVSVTLSGKL from the coding sequence ATGAGCGTGCCGGTCTCCCAGATGTACACCGTCGCGAGCTACGTCCTCCAGCAGAAGCTCCGCCGCCGGAAGCGCTACCCATTCGTCCTGATGCTCGAGCCCCTGTTCCGGTGCAACCTCGCGTGCGCGGGCTGCGGGAAGATCCAGTACCCGGCCCAGATCCTGAAGAAGCACCTGACCGTGGAGCAGTGCCTCGCGGCCGTGGCGGAGTGCGGGGCGCCCATCGTGAGCATTCCGGGCGGCGAGCCGCTCATGTACCCCGACATCGACAAGCTGGTGGCCGAGCTCGTCAAGCTCAAGAAGTACATTTACCTCTGCACCAACGCCATCCTGCTCAAGGAGAAGCTCCACCTCTTCACGCCGTCCAAGTATCTGACGTTCAGCGTGCACATGGACGGGCTGCGGGAGGAGCACGACGAGGCGGTCTGCCGGGACGGCGTCTTCGACGAGGCGGTCGAGGGAATCAAGGCCGCGCTCCAGCGCGGGTTCCGCGTGACGACGAACACGACGCTCTTCGACGGCGCCTCGCCGCTCAGGATGCGCGAGTTCTTCGACGAGATGATGGACCTGGGAGTCGAGGGCATGATGCTCTCGCCCGGGTACAGCTACTCGAAGGCGCCCGACCAGGAGCACTTCCTGCACGAGACGCGCACCAATCAGCTCTTCAGCGAGATGCTCTCGAAGCCGAAGCGGCGCTGGAAGTTCAACCAGTCGCCGCTCTTCCTGCGCTTCCTCATGGGCAAGAAGGACTTCGAGTGCACGCCCTGGGGCAACCCCACCTTTAATATGTTCGGCTGGCAGCGCCCCTGCTACCTGCTCCAGGAAGGCTATGCCGCCAGCTTCCAGGAGCTGATGGACGGCACGAAGTGGGAAAACTACGGCAAGAAGAGCGGCAACGAGAAGTGCCGCGACTGCATGGTCCACTGCGGGTACGAGGCGACCGCGGTCGACCACACGTTCAGCTCGCTCAAGGGCTTCGCCGAGACCGTCTCGGTCACGCTCTCCGGAAAGCTGTAG
- a CDS encoding carotenoid biosynthesis protein, translating to MAHQAPGWPILLAGTLLLRPYVFIFLAAFLVLAGRDLGWRRAFGWLGWGWAVAFAAEYASTRIGIPFGLFHYTGETAWRELFVSNVPFFDPLSFPFLAYASYCVARWALGQARGWAPAALTGALMMLLDVVVDPLAVRGKSWFLGRIFYYTEPGTYFGVPLSNFAGWFLVGWAIVGGYLWAVGRRPQALGSPLGGIGLYYGVVLFNLGITGWIGERVLLGAGILVHVAVFLLVYALKAISVTRGWTVERPAGERAAVITTTIDERGY from the coding sequence ATGGCCCACCAGGCCCCCGGCTGGCCGATTTTGCTCGCGGGGACGCTTCTGCTGCGCCCGTACGTCTTCATCTTTCTCGCCGCCTTCCTCGTTCTGGCAGGGCGCGATCTTGGGTGGCGCCGGGCCTTCGGGTGGCTCGGCTGGGGCTGGGCCGTCGCCTTCGCGGCCGAGTACGCGTCGACCCGCATCGGCATCCCGTTCGGCCTCTTCCACTACACGGGCGAGACCGCGTGGCGTGAGCTCTTCGTCTCGAACGTGCCGTTCTTCGACCCGCTGTCCTTCCCGTTCCTGGCCTACGCCTCGTACTGCGTGGCGCGCTGGGCGCTGGGGCAGGCCCGCGGCTGGGCGCCGGCCGCGCTCACCGGGGCGCTGATGATGCTGTTGGACGTCGTGGTGGACCCGCTCGCGGTCCGCGGGAAGTCCTGGTTCCTCGGCCGCATCTTCTACTATACCGAGCCGGGCACCTACTTCGGGGTGCCGCTGTCCAACTTCGCCGGCTGGTTCCTTGTCGGCTGGGCGATTGTCGGCGGCTACCTCTGGGCGGTCGGCAGGCGGCCACAGGCCCTGGGCTCGCCGTTGGGGGGTATCGGCCTCTACTACGGGGTTGTCCTCTTCAACCTCGGGATCACCGGCTGGATCGGAGAGAGGGTCCTGCTGGGGGCCGGAATCCTCGTGCATGTGGCCGTTTTTCTGCTAGTCTATGCTCTCAAGGCCATATCGGTGACACGCGGCTGGACGGTTGAGCGGCCCGCGGGGGAGCGGGCTGCCGTGATCACGACAACGATAGACGAAAGAGGTTACTAA
- a CDS encoding flippase-like domain-containing protein: protein MSVRLLRPLLLAVGLAVVVWLVWDLGPAAVWEAIHTLSWRLGLVVLFPFCVAVVLDTLGWRVLLPKCRVPWGTLAAVRLAGEAVNLLTPTASVGGEPLKAYLVRDRLPLDEGLASVVVDKTTMVMGQAAFLAAGLGVALLALEPSRTVTIAMAALLAVEIVGVGGFAMVQIRGGIAGAGRILHRLGVGRAESHQELLREVDGRLARLYRERRARVLLSALLHMLGWAVGGLEIYVVLTLADIPVSLATALVLEAVGCAVRFATFMIPGSLGALEGGNVAVFAAFGLPGAAGLSFSLVRRLREATWALIGLGALAAFKSRPEGPAVGGSSPAGGSGGA from the coding sequence GTGAGCGTCAGGCTGCTGCGGCCGCTGCTCCTTGCGGTCGGCCTCGCGGTCGTCGTGTGGCTCGTCTGGGATCTCGGACCGGCGGCTGTGTGGGAAGCCATCCACACCCTGTCCTGGCGGCTCGGGCTGGTCGTGCTCTTCCCGTTCTGCGTGGCCGTCGTCCTCGACACGCTCGGCTGGCGCGTGCTCCTCCCCAAGTGCCGCGTCCCGTGGGGGACGCTCGCCGCGGTGCGCCTGGCGGGGGAAGCGGTAAATCTCCTAACGCCGACGGCCTCGGTCGGCGGCGAGCCGCTCAAGGCCTACCTCGTGCGCGACCGGCTTCCGCTCGACGAGGGGCTTGCCTCCGTGGTCGTGGACAAGACCACCATGGTCATGGGCCAGGCCGCCTTCCTGGCGGCCGGTCTCGGCGTGGCGCTCCTGGCCCTCGAGCCGTCGAGGACGGTGACCATCGCGATGGCCGCTCTGCTCGCTGTCGAGATCGTCGGAGTGGGCGGGTTCGCCATGGTGCAGATCCGTGGAGGCATCGCCGGGGCGGGCCGCATCCTCCACCGGCTGGGTGTGGGACGGGCCGAGAGCCACCAGGAGCTGCTTCGCGAGGTGGACGGACGGCTCGCCCGCCTGTACCGGGAGCGGCGCGCCCGAGTACTGCTGTCCGCGCTGCTCCACATGCTCGGCTGGGCCGTCGGCGGCCTCGAGATCTACGTGGTGTTGACGCTGGCAGACATCCCGGTGAGCCTCGCAACCGCGCTCGTCCTCGAAGCCGTCGGCTGTGCCGTCAGGTTCGCGACCTTCATGATTCCGGGCTCGCTCGGCGCGCTCGAGGGCGGCAACGTCGCCGTCTTCGCCGCCTTCGGGCTGCCGGGAGCGGCGGGACTTTCCTTCTCCCTCGTTCGCCGACTACGCGAGGCGACGTGGGCGCTGATAGGGCTCGGAGCGCTGGCAGCCTTCAAGTCGCGGCCCGAGGGCCCAGCGGTCGGCGGGTCGAGCCCCGCGGGAGGTTCCGGAGGCGCCTGA
- a CDS encoding inositol-3-phosphate synthase gives MGSVRVAIVGVGNCASALVQGVHFYKNAPDDGFIPGLMRPRLAGYHVGDIEFSAAFDVDVNKVGRDLSEAIWAKPNNTVRFGEVPHLGVPVQRGMTHDGLGHYLSQVITKAPGPTVDIAGILRETRTDVVVNYLPVGSEMATKWYVEQVLDAGCGFVNCIPVFIAREEYWRRRFEEHGLPIVGDDVKSQVGATIIHRVLTKLFMDRGVRMEHTSQLNVGGNTDFLNMLERSRLASKKISKTDAVRSQLAHDMMDDDIHIGPSDYVPWLQDRKWAHIRLEGRSFGDQPINVELKLEVWDSPNSAGVVIDAIRSCKIAMDRGLKGALFAPSAYLMKSPPEQWSDETARVKLERFIDGGV, from the coding sequence GTGGGATCGGTACGCGTCGCCATCGTCGGAGTCGGCAACTGCGCCTCGGCGCTCGTCCAGGGAGTCCATTTCTACAAGAACGCCCCGGACGACGGTTTCATCCCGGGCCTCATGCGGCCCCGCCTCGCCGGGTACCACGTCGGCGACATCGAGTTCTCCGCGGCGTTCGACGTGGATGTCAACAAGGTCGGCCGTGATCTCTCCGAGGCCATCTGGGCCAAGCCCAACAACACCGTGCGCTTCGGCGAGGTGCCGCATCTCGGGGTGCCCGTCCAGCGCGGGATGACGCATGACGGCCTGGGCCACTACCTGTCCCAGGTGATCACGAAGGCGCCCGGCCCCACGGTGGACATCGCGGGCATCCTGCGCGAGACGCGCACCGATGTGGTGGTCAACTACCTGCCCGTCGGCAGCGAGATGGCCACCAAGTGGTACGTGGAGCAGGTGCTCGACGCCGGCTGCGGCTTCGTCAACTGCATCCCGGTCTTCATCGCGCGCGAGGAGTACTGGCGGCGCCGCTTCGAGGAGCACGGCCTGCCGATCGTGGGCGACGACGTCAAGTCGCAGGTGGGCGCGACCATCATCCACCGGGTGCTGACCAAGCTCTTCATGGACCGCGGCGTGCGGATGGAGCACACGAGCCAGCTCAACGTGGGCGGCAACACCGACTTTTTGAACATGCTCGAGCGCTCGCGCCTGGCCTCCAAGAAGATCTCCAAGACCGACGCGGTCCGCTCGCAGCTCGCCCACGACATGATGGACGACGACATCCACATCGGGCCGAGCGACTATGTACCGTGGCTCCAGGACCGCAAGTGGGCGCACATCCGGCTCGAGGGTCGCTCCTTCGGCGACCAGCCCATCAACGTCGAGCTCAAGCTCGAGGTGTGGGACTCGCCCAACTCGGCCGGGGTCGTCATCGACGCGATCCGCTCCTGCAAGATCGCCATGGACCGCGGCCTCAAGGGCGCGCTCTTCGCGCCGTCGGCCTACCTGATGAAGTCTCCGCCCGAGCAGTGGTCGGACGAGACGGCCCGCGTCAAGCTCGAGCGCTTCATCGACGGCGGCGTCTAG
- a CDS encoding thiamine pyrophosphate-dependent enzyme: MTGHQFADLLDAQGFDFFTGVPCSLAEGVIAALERRPRGRRTPYVPAVREDVALGLAAGAWLGGRVPAVIMQNSGLGTSANALVSLSLLYRLPALLLMTWRGFEGKDAPEHIVMGEITRPLLDLMGVPHRVLARGSEEADLAWARALALRSSQPVALLLPPRVLEADTPEPAAPAPVTPQAPVTTAPPSALPSSLSRFEALRAAVGALGSEPVVHANGYVCRESFAVRDRPENFYMIGSMGLASSIALGLALARPERRTVVFDGDGNLLMNLGILPMVGGGPAIGRGRPANFVHVVFDNGVYGSTGGQLSPSRGVDLAAVAAACGYARAESVDSTAGVESALRGALEADGPSFILVRVNAEEHPAPRIPYAPEEIRDRFRRAIGSP, translated from the coding sequence ATGACCGGCCACCAATTCGCCGATCTCCTCGACGCACAGGGCTTCGACTTCTTCACCGGCGTCCCCTGCTCGCTCGCCGAGGGCGTCATCGCGGCGCTCGAGCGCCGGCCGCGCGGCCGCCGGACACCCTATGTCCCGGCTGTCCGCGAGGACGTTGCACTCGGGCTCGCCGCTGGCGCCTGGCTCGGCGGCCGCGTGCCGGCCGTGATCATGCAGAATTCAGGGCTCGGCACGAGCGCGAACGCGCTCGTCTCGCTCTCGCTGCTCTACCGGCTGCCGGCGCTCCTGCTCATGACCTGGCGCGGCTTCGAGGGGAAGGACGCTCCTGAGCACATCGTGATGGGCGAGATCACCCGGCCCCTCCTCGACCTCATGGGCGTGCCGCACCGTGTGCTCGCGCGCGGGAGCGAGGAAGCCGACCTCGCCTGGGCCCGCGCCCTAGCCCTGCGCTCGAGCCAGCCCGTGGCCCTCCTGCTCCCGCCGCGCGTGCTGGAGGCAGACACCCCGGAGCCGGCGGCGCCGGCGCCCGTCACGCCCCAGGCCCCCGTCACGACAGCGCCGCCGTCGGCCTTGCCCTCCTCGCTGTCCCGCTTCGAAGCGCTCCGCGCCGCCGTCGGGGCTCTCGGAAGCGAGCCCGTCGTCCACGCCAACGGCTACGTCTGCCGCGAGTCCTTCGCCGTGCGCGACCGGCCGGAGAACTTCTACATGATCGGCTCCATGGGGCTCGCCTCGTCCATCGCTCTGGGGCTCGCGCTGGCCCGCCCGGAGCGGCGCACCGTGGTCTTCGACGGCGACGGCAATCTCCTCATGAACCTGGGCATTCTGCCCATGGTCGGCGGTGGACCGGCGATCGGCCGCGGCCGCCCCGCCAACTTCGTCCACGTCGTCTTCGACAACGGCGTCTACGGTTCGACGGGCGGGCAGCTGTCGCCGTCGCGCGGCGTCGACCTCGCCGCCGTGGCGGCGGCGTGCGGCTATGCGCGGGCCGAGTCCGTCGACTCGACGGCCGGGGTCGAGAGCGCGCTTCGCGGAGCGCTCGAGGCCGACGGCCCGAGCTTCATCCTCGTCCGCGTCAACGCCGAAGAGCACCCGGCGCCACGCATCCCCTACGCCCCCGAGGAGATCCGCGACCGTTTCCGTCGCGCCATCGGGAGCCCGTGA
- a CDS encoding ABC transporter substrate-binding protein: MIGRHLCRLALACRPAPAWGVALAGLLILSTAQGGFAATAQEQLKGAIDRVVSTLDSPALKGDGKAGERRSAVRKIANEIFDFAEIARRSLGRYWQPLTEAQRTEFVGLFGDLLERSYISKIELYGGEKIIFSGERVDGDLATVSTKIITKNGTEVPVDYRLFRRGENWMIYDVNIEGISLVSNYRTQFNKIIQTSGYNTLVDRMKTKQTEFLEESGRKKKVQN; encoded by the coding sequence ATGATTGGTCGTCATTTGTGCCGGCTCGCGCTGGCCTGCCGGCCTGCGCCGGCGTGGGGAGTCGCGCTCGCGGGCCTCCTCATTTTGTCAACGGCCCAGGGCGGCTTTGCCGCCACGGCCCAGGAGCAGCTCAAGGGCGCCATCGACCGCGTCGTCAGCACGCTCGATAGCCCCGCGCTCAAGGGCGACGGCAAGGCCGGCGAGCGGCGCAGCGCGGTCCGCAAGATCGCCAACGAGATCTTCGACTTCGCCGAAATCGCCCGCCGGTCGCTGGGCCGCTACTGGCAGCCCCTGACCGAGGCGCAGCGGACCGAGTTCGTCGGGCTCTTCGGCGATCTCCTCGAGCGCTCGTACATCTCCAAGATCGAGCTGTACGGCGGCGAGAAGATCATCTTCAGCGGCGAGCGCGTGGATGGCGATCTCGCCACCGTGAGCACCAAGATCATCACCAAGAACGGCACGGAGGTGCCCGTCGACTACCGGCTCTTCCGGCGGGGCGAGAACTGGATGATCTACGACGTCAACATCGAGGGCATCAGCCTCGTGTCGAACTACCGCACCCAATTCAACAAGATCATCCAGACGAGCGGCTACAACACGCTCGTCGATCGCATGAAGACCAAGCAGACCGAGTTCCTCGAGGAAAGCGGCCGGAAGAAGAAGGTCCAGAACTAG
- a CDS encoding ABC transporter permease produces the protein MTDGSAGPDTWPLPARWVEALGRVALYLVESLGRFGRFLGQAVALVFIPPLKLGRLTARVYFIGFKSLTIVLLTGAFTGMALGLQVFLTLQRVGSEAFVGPAVGIALVRELGPVLTAVFVTGLAGSALTAELGIMRITEQIDALMVMALNPMRYLVVPAILAGIITFPMLTAIFDVAGIYGGYLVAVILLGMSPGTYFGQMQAFAEMNDVWVGFWKSLCFGALVPWVCTYKGFHCGHGAEGVSRATTEAVVLSCVLILVFNYFLGSVLP, from the coding sequence GTGACGGACGGGTCGGCCGGCCCTGACACCTGGCCTCTGCCGGCGCGCTGGGTTGAGGCGCTGGGACGTGTCGCACTCTACCTCGTCGAGTCGCTCGGCCGCTTCGGCCGCTTCCTCGGCCAGGCGGTGGCGCTGGTCTTCATCCCGCCGCTCAAGCTCGGCCGCCTGACCGCGCGTGTGTATTTCATCGGCTTCAAGTCGCTCACCATCGTGCTCCTCACCGGCGCCTTCACCGGCATGGCGCTGGGCCTCCAGGTCTTCCTCACGCTGCAGCGGGTAGGCTCCGAGGCCTTCGTGGGACCGGCCGTGGGCATCGCCCTCGTGCGGGAGCTCGGGCCCGTGCTGACCGCGGTCTTCGTCACGGGCCTGGCCGGCTCGGCGCTGACCGCCGAGCTGGGCATCATGCGGATCACGGAGCAGATCGACGCGCTCATGGTCATGGCGCTCAACCCGATGCGCTACCTCGTGGTGCCGGCGATTCTGGCGGGGATCATCACCTTCCCGATGCTCACGGCGATCTTCGACGTCGCCGGCATCTACGGCGGCTACCTGGTCGCCGTCATCCTGCTGGGCATGTCGCCCGGCACCTACTTCGGCCAGATGCAGGCCTTCGCCGAAATGAACGATGTCTGGGTCGGCTTCTGGAAGTCGCTCTGCTTTGGCGCCCTCGTGCCCTGGGTGTGCACGTACAAGGGCTTTCACTGCGGCCACGGCGCCGAGGGCGTGTCGCGTGCGACGACGGAGGCGGTCGTCCTCTCCTGCGTGCTGATCCTCGTCTTCAACTACTTCCTGGGCTCGGTGCTGCCGTGA
- the shc gene encoding squalene--hopene cyclase: protein MTPPTIVQSEIDTAIDRAQSALLAAQSPDGHWLGELEANSTITSEYLLFCHLLDRVDREREAKMVRYLRECQVADGGWSLYEGGPANISATIKAYFAMKVAGVGVDDPAMARARALIQDWGGPVEADVFTKILLALFGEYDWRGVPAMPVEIMLLPRWSYFNLHEVSYWSRTVIVPLLILMDSKPVKRLAESCRLDELWPVPRERASLRLRRIPRPFSPKRFIWKNLFIGVDDALKGWERLGPRPFRGRAIEAARRWLEERLAVPGGLGGIFPAMTNAVLALRTLGYSDDHPLIRGQVKEIENLGVETRDALHYQPCVSPVWDTSLAVNALIESGLPADHPQLVRAGEWMMNKQIMVPGDWQAKRPHVPPGGWPFQYDNDFYPDLDDSAMVMMALAKTHGLDPERKARCIDRGLTWFLGMQGGDGGWGSFDADNDRLIFNNIPFADHGALLDPSTEDLTGRGLELLGTLGHGLEHPAAQRALGFIRKTQHETGAWYGRWGVNYVYGTWSVLRGLGAIGEDCSRDYIQRAVAWLETRQNADGGWGETLASYEDDDLAGRGESLPSQAAWALLALFAAGRIEGPAVEKGIRYLIDRQNADGTWEDPLWNGTGFPRVFYLKYHLYAKYFPLWALGVYRSATA, encoded by the coding sequence GTGACTCCGCCCACCATCGTCCAGTCCGAGATCGACACCGCCATCGACCGGGCCCAGTCGGCCCTCCTCGCGGCCCAGTCGCCGGACGGCCACTGGCTCGGCGAGCTCGAGGCCAATAGCACCATCACCAGCGAGTACCTGCTCTTCTGCCATCTCCTGGACCGGGTGGACCGCGAGCGGGAAGCCAAGATGGTGCGCTACCTGCGGGAGTGCCAGGTCGCGGACGGCGGGTGGAGTCTCTACGAGGGCGGACCGGCCAATATCTCGGCGACCATCAAGGCCTACTTCGCTATGAAAGTGGCGGGCGTGGGGGTGGACGACCCCGCCATGGCGCGGGCGCGGGCGCTCATCCAGGACTGGGGCGGCCCCGTCGAGGCCGACGTCTTCACCAAGATCCTCCTCGCGCTCTTCGGCGAGTACGACTGGCGCGGCGTGCCGGCCATGCCGGTCGAGATCATGCTGCTGCCCCGCTGGTCCTACTTCAACCTCCACGAGGTCTCCTACTGGTCGCGGACGGTCATCGTCCCGCTCCTGATCCTCATGGACTCCAAGCCCGTCAAGCGGCTGGCCGAGTCCTGCCGGCTCGACGAGCTCTGGCCCGTGCCGCGCGAGCGGGCGAGCCTGCGGCTCAGGCGCATCCCGCGCCCCTTCTCTCCCAAGCGCTTCATCTGGAAGAACCTCTTCATCGGCGTGGACGACGCGCTCAAAGGCTGGGAGCGGCTCGGCCCCCGTCCCTTCCGCGGGCGCGCTATCGAGGCGGCGCGGCGGTGGCTCGAGGAGCGGCTGGCGGTGCCGGGCGGGCTCGGCGGCATCTTCCCGGCCATGACGAACGCGGTCCTGGCCCTCCGTACGCTGGGCTACTCGGACGACCATCCGCTGATCCGCGGCCAGGTCAAGGAGATCGAGAACCTGGGGGTGGAAACCCGGGACGCGCTCCACTACCAGCCGTGCGTGTCGCCCGTCTGGGACACCTCGCTCGCGGTCAACGCGCTCATCGAGTCGGGGCTGCCCGCGGATCACCCGCAGCTCGTGCGGGCCGGCGAGTGGATGATGAACAAGCAGATCATGGTGCCGGGCGATTGGCAGGCCAAGCGGCCCCACGTGCCGCCTGGCGGCTGGCCCTTCCAATACGACAACGACTTCTATCCCGACCTTGACGATTCGGCCATGGTCATGATGGCGCTGGCCAAGACGCACGGGCTCGACCCCGAGCGCAAGGCGCGCTGCATCGACCGGGGCCTGACCTGGTTCCTCGGCATGCAGGGCGGCGACGGCGGCTGGGGCTCCTTCGACGCCGACAACGACCGGCTCATCTTCAACAACATCCCGTTCGCCGACCACGGCGCCCTCCTCGATCCCTCGACCGAGGACCTGACGGGCCGCGGCCTCGAGCTGCTCGGCACCCTCGGCCACGGGCTCGAGCACCCTGCGGCCCAGCGGGCGCTCGGCTTCATCCGGAAGACCCAGCACGAGACGGGGGCCTGGTACGGCCGCTGGGGCGTCAACTACGTCTACGGCACGTGGTCGGTGCTGCGCGGCCTGGGCGCCATCGGCGAGGACTGCTCCAGGGACTACATCCAGCGGGCCGTCGCCTGGCTCGAGACGCGGCAGAACGCCGACGGCGGCTGGGGCGAGACCCTCGCCTCCTACGAGGACGACGATCTGGCCGGCCGCGGCGAGTCGTTGCCGAGCCAGGCGGCCTGGGCGCTCCTGGCCCTCTTCGCCGCCGGGCGCATCGAGGGGCCGGCTGTCGAGAAGGGCATCCGCTACCTGATCGACCGGCAGAACGCCGACGGCACCTGGGAAGACCCGCTCTGGAACGGCACGGGCTTCCCGCGGGTCTTCTACCTCAAGTACCACCTGTACGCGAAGTACTTCCCGCTCTGGGCGCTGGGCGTGTACCGGAGCGCGACCGCGTGA
- a CDS encoding ATP-binding cassette domain-containing protein has protein sequence MIRIQGLQKFFGRQPVLQGVDLDVATGEIMIIIGRSGGGKSVLLKHLLGLLRPDAGAVLVDGTDITRLRGAALEAVRRRYGVVFQGGALFDSMSVFDNVAFPLREKTNLGAGDIAQRVEEKLVQVGLVDMGHKNPAEISGGMRKRVAIARALVTEPEIVFFDEPTTGLDPILVNTIHHLIQDLHRKFRFTAIMVSHEIPEIFEIADRVAMLHEGVIIETGDARNIQNSTNPIVQQFIHGAVEGANHVA, from the coding sequence GTGATCCGCATCCAGGGCCTGCAGAAATTCTTCGGCCGGCAGCCTGTGCTGCAGGGCGTGGACCTTGACGTCGCCACCGGCGAGATCATGATCATCATCGGCCGGAGCGGCGGGGGCAAGTCGGTCCTGCTCAAGCACCTGCTGGGGCTCCTGCGCCCGGACGCGGGCGCCGTCCTCGTCGACGGGACGGACATCACCCGGCTCCGGGGCGCCGCGCTCGAGGCGGTGCGCCGGCGCTACGGCGTCGTCTTCCAGGGCGGGGCGCTCTTCGACTCGATGTCGGTGTTCGACAACGTCGCCTTCCCGCTGCGCGAGAAGACGAACCTGGGCGCCGGCGACATCGCCCAGCGCGTCGAGGAGAAGCTCGTCCAGGTCGGGCTCGTGGACATGGGCCACAAGAACCCGGCCGAGATCTCGGGCGGCATGCGCAAGCGGGTCGCCATCGCGCGGGCCCTCGTGACCGAGCCCGAAATCGTCTTCTTCGACGAGCCCACGACGGGCCTCGACCCGATCCTCGTCAACACCATCCACCACCTGATCCAGGATCTGCACCGCAAATTCCGATTCACGGCAATCATGGTCAGTCACGAGATCCCGGAGATCTTCGAGATCGCCGACCGCGTGGCCATGCTGCACGAGGGCGTGATCATCGAGACCGGGGATGCTCGCAACATCCAGAACTCGACGAACCCGATCGTGCAGCAGTTCATCCACGGAGCGGTCGAGGGCGCCAACCATGTCGCGTGA